TTTAGACAAAATGGGCCTTTATTTAGATCAGATCTGAAGAcgtaaaatgttgttgtttaacTTAAACTATTCAAGTGTAAATTATATAacaactttaaataaaacacacaaaaagatcTATATAGGCCGAATATACCCTTTGGCACACAAaacccactttttaaaaactgaataaaagtaTTTGTCACACCTTATGTAGTTGAAATGATTTCTTTTTACCTGTCTGGTTTTCTAATAAGAGGATTTAACATTTATTCCAGAGGTACTGTGTGCATCTCCTTCCCCtctgccattttgaatttatccAAATGTTTCCGAATATCTATCTGTTCAGtttcataactaaataaataagtaaaattagatttaaaataaTTAGATAAGACATAATGCTTGTCAAGCAATGCAAGTTTTTGCTGCATATATCTAGTCTGAGAACTGTTTTTAGGTATGAAACGTAAGAATCCAGGGCAGAGTGTGTCCTTAAATCACTCCATTTTTAGGAAGAGAAAAACTGTTTCTAAAATTAGTAACTGACTGATAAAATCCACACTGAATATAACTTTAATATTCTCCACATCCTCTGTATTAAAACGGCCAAAGCAATCATCTGTCTGCCTGTTAATCTCTATTAAACTGACAGTAGAGATTTGATTTGGTAcgttttctctctcacacacacacacacacacagacacgcacgcacacacacacacgcacacacacaaatatagtACATATGTAGAAGAAACAGTGAGGAGGAAGCCATCAAATGTTGAGCACGACATCAGCACAGCACAGAGCCGGAGAGGTCCACCATCAGTTAGGCCAGGAGGGAACATACAGTACGATCAGATACAGTACAACACCCAGGGACACAACTGTAGATACCAGGCTTCTCATCTAATGCAGCAGCTCCATGCACAGTTAAAGATGACGGTTTGTTTTTTGATATGATCGTTCTGAACTGATTTTTGCAGACACTGGTCTAAATTTTCAGCGATAGACCATAAATATTCCGCCTTTCAGTATTGTAAgagaaatattataaatattactgATATTTTTCGTATTTCAAATTAAACATGTATATGTTTGAAAATGTACCTGAACATTTTGGTAATCCACAGTCACACAGTCCCCCACAGGGGGGGGGAGAAGCATTACAGAAACACTTGACAAGTGCTTCCATAATCTAAAGTAGCACTTGGAAAGGCTTCGCTGTGACCACAGGCTGTGTGCATTAGAGCCGCGAGTTTGGTATCTCAAGTTGCCGACTTACTGTACAAGGCAGACAGAGCCATTTATGGTGTGAAATGAACaatcttcttctgtttgtttgttttgttttgccaagcgggtgaggaaaaacaaaaaagaaatcagatgTGGCAGCATTGTCACCGTCGCTAAAAACCCACACCACCACgacaactgaaaacaacaacaacaaccaacaccaacacacatgaacacagagcGCAAAGGAAGAATGTTTTTAATAtccaattttttcttttattgttccATTGTAACAACACAGTATGGATGTATCAGTGCTgcgattgttttgttttttgtctctcgAGCTCAGAGCAAACATGACGTATCCGCTGTCAACAGGGCTGAAAAATAGATCGGATGTGTGTGCAATatacataaagaaacaaagccTCTTTAAGGAAATACAGCAGTCGAGCCAAGAAagttattataaaatgtatcaAGTTTGAAAAAGGCatgcttttctctctttttcgtCTCTAAAGTTTTCTTCtcaaatgttttctctcagtgTCATTGGGTAGCAATTGTTACGTGTTAATAAAGCACTTAATATTATTATACACAATAACCAcaatttgattttgtgtttcagtgcaAAGAGGTACCAAATTATCTTGTGTAAGGAATGAGTTGAGCCTTTTTCAAGTCCTCCTTAACCAGTGCTACATGCATAAATCACCCGCCGAGCTCCCACAGTCtatcctctctctgtccatgTCAGGCTTTGCTTCTTCCTTTCTCTGAGACTCAGAAAGGTGTTAACACTGGATTTTTTGTCCCCTTTTccaaagggaggaggaggggagggaggagggggcggGCGGGCGGGCGGGGGTAGTTGTTAGTTTGTATAGAGTCACCACTGTCACCACatggacaaaaaacacacacaatgaacgGCACACAGACGGCAAAGTGGAGGAAGCGAGAGACGGAAATCAAGAGAGAGGACGGAGGATGGATGAACACAGGGCCTAGCGCTGAGAGCGGCGATGATGATGTACCCGTTTGCCCTCTGTGACATTGGCGGCGGCAGAGTTGGCGGGGGGCCGGTTGGCAGGCTCTTCCTGGGGGTAGTGGGATGGAGTATCAGTCAGATACACCTCCACGTCATCAGGCACTTCTTCCAGGAAGTTGGAGGGAACCAGACCGCGTTGGCCGTTCGTCTCACCCTGTGGACGgaaatggagagaggagaggggtaTATATCTATCACTCAACATGATGTATGcccagtgttgtataaagtacccaaaaagtcatacttgagtaaagatattgtgtcaAAGGAGACCTATCGTGCTTTCTCGATCTTAAAATcgtcaaagtccgcaccaacagaagctcctctctcccacagaaaacactgctccttaaacgcctcatcagttgtcccgcctttaattctgtgactttgtgacatcacactacgtcaccatgtcacacatttgcataattagtGTATTAGTGTATCTGACTgatagtttggcacataagaattgatttagcacagctgctctgttgttgttagaggtgctgggtcaggcatgtgtgagctgaccaatcagagaagactgggtattcaggaggtggggaccttaaagagacagcagctaaaacaaacagagggggaatacagtgctgctgcactggacagtaagTATAACAGCATAATACATCTCCTTTAAATTATTACTTGGTAAAAGgaaaagtcacccatatgaatgGTACCTGAATAAAAGTCTTTACGTGTCTAATATATAACATACTTGAGtataaaaagtaattttctggcaataaatgtacttaagtacaaaaataaatacagaaataaataagtaaataaatgaatacatctaaaaatgtataaatgagtaaataaacTGGACCCCTAACCCAGACTGGACAGACAGGGAAATGGCTAACAGCAGTGCACCTCTAACAAATAACAcattactgtatatactgtatatatatgtttgttttatccATATAAAAACCCAACTCACATAATAGAATCCATCTTCATCAATATCTCCAAATACAGCGATGATGTCACCAGCACAGAAAGTCAGCTCAGCCTATCAGgagacagagatacagaaaCAGATATACAAGGAATGCGATCCAAGCAAAGTTCGCTACAATCTTCCTCTGCTATGCCCCCAGTTGTTTATGTGTAGTCAGCCCTCTGATACAGCACGTTTGGTGTTAGTGATACCTCGACATCAACATTGGGGGAGCTCTCTCGGGGGTCGTAGTCGTACAGAGCCACCATCCTCCTCGAGGCCTGATCTCGACGGAGGCCTCTTCTGTTCTGCTCTGAAAGCAATAACAGACAGCATGTTCACAGAAAGCAACCCGACTAATTTTGCGATCAAACCCACAGATTTTTACTTGCTCATGAGAGAGACTATGCTTGTGTATTACCTATTCTGTCCACAGGGGTGCTGAGTGGCAGGAAGCCCTGCTTCATGAGCTGGTCCAAGGTCTCCTCGTCGTCGGCTTGGATCTCTGATACCATATTACAGGGGATCAGCCCCATCCTGCCACGCACTTCTCCTCGGTAAAACCCATCTGTGTCTTTATCACCGTACACCTGTGTGACAAGAGCGTGAAAGAGTTAggttaaacatttaaagcacCCCTGTTGGAGGGAAAAACCTCTTCAAATGACCGCCATGCTAGTGAGTCACGAGGTTACTAAACCTATTTTAAAGGGCAATTACATCATTTTATAATAACTACAGTGCAACACACTGCAAAAAGTTCTGTGCTTGCcaagatttaaaatgaaataattatctAAGTTATTTACCAGTTTTGATCTTTGAATTCATGGTTTTCTTCTTAAATTGGTCATGAATATATCTTTAATGCCTCAATTGCTTCAAATATATGGAGGACTGATCCTGCcaacatcaaataaaaataaagaaatatataaatggttcaaaaaatgaatcaatacgccattaaatgtctcaaaattaaattgaaaataatatcaAGCATTAGATATTTCTGCTTTGCCTCTGTATTTTTTTAGCCTCCTTTATATATATTAACCATTATTTAACtcttcaattttcttttctttattaatttagtcattttttagatttaatcctgtatttaaatgaataaatgaataaattaaaaaagtaataaattaaaaaaatgaaatggaaaagtAAATTAAAGCTGATTAAACACAAAGGATAATAAATACAGAGGccaattaaagcagaaatatcaatttatatCACAGATTTTGGCAGGTTCCGTCCTACATACAAATATGCCTCAGGAAATCTTGTATTCATCAGGAACGCAGTATATCAAAGTATCTGACCATGTCAATTGAAAACTCCTACCCTAATGATCTGCCCCTCTTTGAAGGGTAGCTCTTCATCAGCTGCGTCTGGGTTCGGGGACATGGACAGAGGATCATAGTCGAAGAGAGCCACAAAGATGCGGAAGGACTCCTCAGGCTCCGACTCATCGTAGTACGTGGGAGAGCGGCGATCCCGGTCCCTGTAGCCATCTTAAACACAAtgaagaccaaaaaaaaacattccatCATCCTTCATCAGGAGATAGAACAGCCAATGAACGTCACAAAACAGCAACTTTGGAGGAGACttgtaatatttttaaacacaatttttttttcctgtacaATCTCAGCCTGTATTTGTGCTCAGCAGCAAGACGTATTGCTGCATGCAGTATAAACCACTACTGTGATAatctactccattacatttacataGTGATATCTTTTGCCATGCTTCAATCGAAGGAAATCTAGTCTAGTCTTAATAATTCTTACTGATTTGATCAGGCAGTATTGCTTCACAGATTTAGATTTTCTTGCCTAGTCATTTTTGTGCCTATCAGCATGCAGAAGAAATCTGCGGTCAGTCAACTATTTAAATCATTCACTGtagcacacacgcatgcacacacaaacacacacgcgcgtacacactacatgtatttatttttattttgtgttggtTTATTCTCTTacatttttgtctatttttatgCTTAAATATGCAGTGAGAGACAAATGGGGAGCAAGACAAACCATGGTGCAATAAACAGACAGAATGTGATCCATGGACATGacacaacaccacaaacacacaagactCTGGCATGCATGCTACGAAAAGGCTAAACAGAAATAGATACAAATCCATAGTGTATGTCTATGTTCacttcactttaaaaacaaaacgtttctcaaatttaaagaaaaatctcaaACTTCCCACATATTGCCAACCCTTGTAGCAGCAAGGGGTCTAAAGCGGAGATGGCAGAGTTTGTTCTGGAAGCCTgtcatttatttgaatttgtcaTTTCAATATTTGGTTTAATGCACCAGCTAGCAGAGTGTGATACTGGTCGGTGCTTGAAAATACAAGCATGATGTGAAATGCATTGCTCCTGGCTGAGCAGAAGGCCTGGTAATTGTATTTATGTGGTGGTAGGGAAAGAGACAACTGCATTTCCAACAGCTGATATTTCAAACTCAAATGTCCAAAGGAACTCAAACatctaaagaaaaacaagaaagcaGTGAACGTGTAGTCATTCTTTAATGTCTACCACTAATATTCCTTCAGAATGTCATGCATGACTGCTCTCATTGTACGAGTGGTGGGTGTGGTTGTAccacagaggggagggggttTAAGCAGGCATCCTGAGTTCAGTGCAGTGAGTGAGGCATTCTCTGAGCAGTCAATCAATCATTTATCATCTGCAACTGTGGAAACGTTCATCCTGGACCCCGGGTAAGGCTTGCCGGTGGGTCCACCATTTCAGTGCAGTGCAGTCATGCTGTTCAACTGTAAGCATAATaataactattattatttaagacagagaaacaggcaCTTGCAAGTGTCCACAGCTACTTCTTGCCATTTGACGGTTGCtggtggcatttttttttttttttttgtcgccaTGCTGTGTTGGAAAAAAACAGGACTGCAGGCACATACCATGGGGAGACCTGGTGCCGCCCATGTGCCTGCGGGATGGCCACGTCCTGTGCCGAGCTACTCTGCCATAGTAAACATCCTCGGTGATGGGGGAGAGGTTTCCCTCATTGTTATTCTCAGAGGTTACCTCTACAGGAAACACCAATTAGAGGGTGATGGGGTTACAATGCAAAGCTCAACAGTCCCCTCACAAGAAAGATTTCTGTTGTCAGCTAGAGCTTCTTATTGCTCAGACacaaggtaaaaacaaacacacacaggagaataACTATGACAAAACTGACATGATTGCCAGATTCTTTATCAGAACAGGTTAATGCATCAACGTGTAGTGTGCACTGTTTAAGGAAAGCTTGTTGCATCAGAATCTCAACTTATGTTCAGGTAGTGAAGGGCATGAGCATGGTTCATAGACACAAAGGTGATCTGGAGACACAGAGAAGCTCATGAAGGTTTTAACAGAGCAACATCACCACCATagaaattagaaaataaaagactCCCTTCTGTTTCTCCTTCCACCTCCCTATACTGACCAATGGAGGGGACCATTAGAGGTCGTCTCTGAGGCTGGGGTCCGCCGTGATGAATCCTTCTCCCGGTCTCCCGGTCATGACGGCCTCCATCGGGAGTGTTGTTCTGAAATGCACGcaagcacagaaaaaacattcacaaacattaaacattcacGCGTCGCTCGCAGACACGTGGAACGTACTCGCAAACAGCGTGTGGAAAAAAACGCACAAATTGTATGTAAACGAAATCATGCAGCACTCACAGGCAGGCACACGGAAACACAgacgcagagacacacactcaaacacgcACAAGCCCACGGGATATTTTAACATACCCAAATTAAGCAAATACTGATAACATACTACTGGATTAaagtatgttaaaaaaaaaagggaaaaaaaggaaaaaaaaggaaaaaaaagtgaggcTGTGTCAAAGATTTACGTAAGCACTGTAGCTCTATGTTACTGTGTTGTCTTCCTTCACGGCGCTAAGCTGTTCAGTCgctccctgtgtctctctccaaGGTGCTGAACACATTCAAACCCAGTCTATCTTCGCTTCTCTCCACGGCGCCGGAACATTAAAGGTACTTTCAGACAGCGAGGGGGTGCAGCGGCGGCCTCCAGTCCCACTAATATCCTGTACCGTATACCCCAGGCTGCTGCTATCCATCTAATCTCATCAAATAGCTAAACAGAGAGcatagcagctttaaagggacagttcacccctaaatgaaatattcatatttttcatcttacctgtagtgctatttatccatctagattgttttggtgtgagttgtcgAGTCTGCCTTCTCATGAATATAATGGAATTAGATGGCACCTGGTTagtcaagataatccacagataTTGTTGGCTACCTAAGCTAactcagctgaggaggaagcCATTGATGTTCACATGCCACGCTGTCACGAGTATGAGCCTCTCATCCAAGGCCCCAATCACAGAGACCCGTCGCTTGGAAAAAACCCCTTGGAAAAGTTTGTTTTGGGCAAAACGGCTTGGTGCGCCTGGGAAGCCGCACTGCGCAGTCATCCGGCCCTGCGCTGAAAACTTGAACATATTTCTTCCTCTGGAAAAAAGCGACCGTGACGCAGGAGAGCACCATACCATAGGAAAACAATGGTTTAGCTGGCGTCGTATTCCAGAGTGATCGGCCTCTAAGAGTAGAGGAACGCTTCCATCTGCACGGTGATACAGTTGGCGCATGTAGTTCGGTAGAaagaatttgtttgtttgtaataGTTTGTGAAACTGCTCACGACAagctgtggattatcttgagtaacccggtcatgatttctggaaagagggGTAGCcgttgagtgttttttttttctttttttttatgtgttttttgtggcgGTTTAAGCACCACAAGCCTAGTGcaatctagttccattatatttgagagaaggttAACATCTCTACgtctgatatctccaaaactcagcaactcacactaAACCAATCTGGGTGGATAAATATCACTACATgtaagaaatagaaatgtgtttttgaattgGGGGGTAAGCTGCCCCTTTAAAATAGAGGCAATTGTTAGCAATATGTCATTTAAATAGCAAGCTTTGTTAACTAATATGAAACTTCTCAACTGTGGTCCACACTGGATAGTCAAACCTTGAGGATGCTGCTCCAGTTCATTCTGTATTGATATGTTGATACGCTGCCTCAAAGcagcctgtctctctgtttttctctctctggtgCTGGAGCGCtcagttttttctctctttttctctaaaTTAAACTCAGCACACACACTACCAACACACATCAAATGCAAGTCAAGGCAGCAGTCTCAGTTGAAGTATCTGTGCCTGTGCAGTTCGCTAAACCATCGTTAATTTGGGTGTTTACGACAATTGGGTTTAGAATAAGTGCAAAGAACTGCACCTTGGGTGTGTTGTGCGAGTTGCGTCGGCGTCCCTCTTCCAGCTGCATCTCAGAGTAcagctcctcctcatcctcttccatgatgtcagacaggtcagagccCCGGCTGCTTTCGCTGTGATAATCTTCATTGTGACTATAGTGAGGCTTTTTCGCAGTcagacaaacgcacacacacataaacacaaacacacaagacgCAGTTGTTTAAGtccacatacatacatagatacacacatgcacacacatcaaacGCACATGGATTGGGCGAACACACGCACTGGAACACGCACGGAAAGACGAAGGGAGTGTATGCATGCAAGCACCcagacgtgcacacacacacacgcgtgcacgtccacacatacacacacacacacagaggtgagaGGTTTTCTAATGACGCACACACTGGGGTTGAAGCTCGAAAGGACTCATCGCGTTCTTACCGGCCTCCCCAGCTCAGAACCTCGGAGGAACTCGTCAACTGAAGGTCCTCTCCGACGGCCGCGTGCAAAgccttcctcgtcctcctcttcctcatcggAGTGATGCTGGTGAAATGAATGACCCTGCTCTCCGTATCTGACTTGCATCCTGTCCCCCTGGAAATATGCATGAAAAGTGGGGACAGTGAGTaacagagacaggagggagtATTTTTATGGTAACTTGAAGCTTAATATCCTTTTGTACACAATCAATAGTTTGCTACACAAGCTTCATTTCCAGCCTTTCAGATACAGGTGCTTTAAATTCTAATTAAATTCACTGTTTATCAGgctgagttttctttttttacattttttgattatcCGTTTTCATCACACCTTGCCACTTTCTGCTGCGACCCTCTGCGCTGCTTCTCTTGCGATGGCTTTGGCCACCGTGTCGGGGATCAGCGTGCCTCTGGGCTGCGGGAGAATCCTCTGCGGGGACGGGGAGCGTGGATTAGGAGGGGGAGGGGCCTCCAGGGTGTGGCCTTGCATGGGCGCAGGAGGCTGAGCAGAAGGAGAGCGTGTGGGGTCCCAGCCAGGCTGGCCAGGTGGAATAGCTCCCCCGTGGTGGGCCGCGTGCTCTTTGGCATCCAGGTCTCTGGCACATACTGGTCTCTGAGGTATagggtggtgttggtggtggggTAGCAGAGGCAGTTGGTGCTGGGGCCTGGGACCTTGGTGGGGTGGGCGAGGCTGGAGATGTTGAGGCTGGGGATGTTGAGGCTGGGGATGTGGGGGTCGGAGCTGGGGTTGCGGGGGCCCACCTGGGTGGGGAAGTCTAGGGTGAGGTTGAGCGTGTGGAGGATGGGGTTGGAGCGGTTGTCCGTGTGCCTGGGGGGGAGCAGGAAGTTGGGGCGTGGTATGAGGGAGGCGAGGGGATTGGAGGTGGGGTTGAGCGTGGGGGTGTGGGGGGGGGCCTGCGTGGGGGTGCATTGGTGGCGGCAGGGGAAGCGCAGGTAGAGGCACGAGCAGGTTGTTTGGAATGACGGCGACTTGGGAGTCCTGGGATTCTCCCTGTACTGACAGCGTCCGGACAATGACCTCCCTGGCCTCCAGGCACTGAATCCTTGTCAGCTCGACGGCAACGTAGTCGGCCATTGGGTACAACACTTCGGCTATCTggattaaaaagagaaataatgttaaggatcccctccacacatgtaATGAGGCATTAAAAACTGTCTACTGtgtgtttgacatgtttttttgcaaaaaaagaagcaaaaccctgacatgtaaatatttatcaTGTGTACAAGATGTATTCTACTTCACTGGAAAGTCCATTCTCTCACAAGATAGGAAATAATTAGTATCCTCTTTGTTGTTAGCAAACCCCCTCACTTTTTACTTGTGCTCTAGTATGTGTCGAATATAATACAGCAGAACCCATTGTGCTGTCAGGAGTCCAGAATACAGTGCTGATTCACTTTACCAGTCACCAGAGGGAGTGAGAGACCTTTCTGAGACATACACAGGTCCCGGAGTCTTGCATTAAGCATTAATAACAGGTAGGAGGCACTGTTGTGCACACTGAGGGCAGTGACGATGATATGACGCTAACTCAACAACACAGGCTATTACCATCCCATCTGTGATGTATGTTCTCATGTTTCAGCTGAATTAATTATGATTAAACAACTCACACAGTgttttacatactgtatctgtgtaCTGCTTGTATGCCTCCTTGTATGGATCCCATACGCTTGTGAATTCTTTACAAACCAGTCCTTCAGAGTCAGTATAAAAGATACTGTGCAAAGTCGCTCTAATCATGAAGGATGCCTATAACCCTTTAGGGGAGACGTTAAAGGGGAATAGGGTAAGAAAAATAACAGATGTCATATTGAGACTTCTTTAGTGGATTACTTACATCAAGATTTGAtgtgtaaatatgcaaataGGGCAATGAAACATCgctaatttgcatacatttcgTGAACAGAATTCTGAACACTGGATCGAGCCTGGTTCAAAattcttgtttcatttgtttgacATATTAGAGTCACAGCAGTCACAGAGAGAATTATCTCTTTTTATCACTCtgtaaatcagaaaatactgtcaacagcCATAAAAGGTCCATTTGCGACATGTTTTGAGAAGGAAAATTTAGAAATCAGGCTATGAATGATATACGAATGAGCCCCTCTGTAAAAAGCTTCATCATTTCGAAAGGAATTAAACTGGAATGTTTGGTGCATGAAAGTACTACTGATGTTGAGATTTCTTGCCCAGAGTACAAGAATATGGCCTTTAAAGATATGTATTGTGAAAttccatacatttttaaacaaaaaattgGTGAATAGGGTAAAAATCTTAACTAAACCATATCACCATGAAGCTTCCCCAGCTTGTTATTTACATCGAGACACATTGTTTGTCTGTCCAGATCTGAAATATGAGTctagtctgaaagaagacaCGTTTTagaacagtgttttttaaactttttacatCGTGTACTACCTCTCCAAGTGCCACCATCATGACTGATGTACAGTAGCGTAGGCCTACTCTATTTAGCTTACTGTTTTGCCCCGTCAGTAGCCACTTGGACTCGTACTTGTTTCACTGTTGTCAACTTTAGTTTCAAGAGGGCTGCTAAGAATATTCTTCTCCTGCTTCGCACTACTCCTGATAGTTCCTACTTGGAGCCACATTTGTAGTGTTCTTAGTTTACCTCCGCTCACTAACTCTCCATCACAGTTTGCTTGTAGCTCTTAAGTAATCATGGATGACGTATTTACGCAAAAATTTAGGCTAAAACTATTTACACAGGAGACAAAACTTCTTGAaattctgcagtattttttcggtattatatgtttttaaagacatgtaaaaaaagtattttattttcaaaaaacaattgTTGATTTCTGCAGgtaccactagagggagctgGCGTACTTGTAGCACAGTTTGAGAATAGTCAAATTTGACAGGTGTCTATAGTCTTGCTCAGTCATACTAACACTGGCTAACTCACCCTCTGTCCTTTAGTGCAGACTGCGTAGCCGACAACGTTCGCCCCGTTGGATGTGCCCGTGGGAGAAAGCATGGGGGGCTTCCAGTGGACCTGTAGGACCCCTGGAGCCTGCCCACAGAGCACTTGTACATCCTGGGGAGGCATGGGAGGACCTGGGAGGTAAGAGGACAGATTTAAGgataaaaaatacatgtaataaCCGATTGTTTGAAGATCATCAATATACAATACAGACAAGTGGAAAGGGAGTGGAGCATTCATCGACTGAACAAATTGGCGCACACACAACCATGCAGAGAAATGCTCACATACAAGAGAGGGGGCTGAGGTGGTGGGAGGATTCAGGAAACAACAtttgtttgtaatttgtaatttgCCCTGCATTTTTGATAATGTGACACTGCTAGTGGGGGACATTCAAAAGTCGTGCTGTGTttacaaaatgtcatttaagTATACGATAAGTTATAATGGCACGACACTTACACAGGCTAACAGAAGATACTCCATAATCACACTGAGTTTTGGATTTTTGCAAAAACCTTTATCAGAACTGTATTATCAGCGTGTCT
This portion of the Pagrus major chromosome 12, Pma_NU_1.0 genome encodes:
- the rimbp2a gene encoding RIMS-binding protein 2; translation: MHEAVELKQQLQIEHERALVALHIKQKEINQLQKARVQADQEHEEALHLLEVKVRDLEQQCRSQSEHYQQLSKELLNFRLQSDTADILKIRPTSTSRIPLSQEKKLSQVIFGLKPQPEAGDESAANTPLLISQFLPCTPQTGDRERPELLSVKSSTVTTDRPNSPRQLTPSEMEDEASPSPRSKPRYTGQVRLCTARYSYNPYDGPNEHPEAELPLVAGKYLYVYGNMDDDGFYEGELLDGQRGLVPSNFVEFVQDKEKPAIQLGDGGEDLGLLDHNPLALTAVDGGTCQDGILGSSNALVPCSNGAGGPLDPEDLAEDVVPYPRKISLIKQLARSVIVAWEPPLVPLGWGNISGYNVLVDGELRASIAYGGRTKCLLEKLDLDGCVHRVSVQCVTDRGLSDELRCTVLVGANVVVAPCGLRVDDIQRDTAELSWLPSNSNYGHTVFLDGVEHAVVKPGRYRLRFLNLKPLTVYKVTVVAQPHQVPWQLPLEQRERKEAGVEFCTQAAGPTPYCRTGPPMPPQDVQVLCGQAPGVLQVHWKPPMLSPTGTSNGANVVGYAVCTKGQRIAEVLYPMADYVAVELTRIQCLEAREVIVRTLSVQGESQDSQVAVIPNNLLVPLPALPLPPPMHPHAGPPPHPHAQPHLQSPRLPHTTPQLPAPPQAHGQPLQPHPPHAQPHPRLPHPGGPPQPQLRPPHPQPQHPQPQHLQPRPPHQGPRPQHQLPLLPHHQHHPIPQRPVCARDLDAKEHAAHHGGAIPPGQPGWDPTRSPSAQPPAPMQGHTLEAPPPPNPRSPSPQRILPQPRGTLIPDTVAKAIAREAAQRVAAESGKGDRMQVRYGEQGHSFHQHHSDEEEEDEEGFARGRRRGPSVDEFLRGSELGRPPHYSHNEDYHSESSRGSDLSDIMEEDEEELYSEMQLEEGRRRNSHNTPKNNTPDGGRHDRETGRRIHHGGPQPQRRPLMVPSIEVTSENNNEGNLSPITEDVYYGRVARHRTWPSRRHMGGTRSPHDGYRDRDRRSPTYYDESEPEESFRIFVALFDYDPLSMSPNPDAADEELPFKEGQIIRVYGDKDTDGFYRGEVRGRMGLIPCNMVSEIQADDEETLDQLMKQGFLPLSTPVDRIGNTQNRRGLRRDQASRRMVALYDYDPRESSPNVDVEAELTFCAGDIIAVFGDIDEDGFYYGETNGQRGLVPSNFLEEVPDDVEVYLTDTPSHYPQEEPANRPPATTETTDTVDNDAAPVRAPSPIVRPLLPGTMRPLSPARGPRIPLETRDPRDSQDLANKKKKGLLSKGKKLLKRLSPVK